The genomic stretch TTAAGACTTGATATTATACCAACACTCTTGTAGTCAAATCCAATTGAGCTATCATCATATCCGATCTCCTCTATCTTCTTCCTCACAACTTCATCTATATCAAACTTATGAGAATTAGAGGTTATCTCGCCAGTTATAAATACCAAACCAGTCGTAACTACTGTCTCACAAGCAACCCTTGAGTAAGGGTCAGCAGAAATAAACTCATCCAGTATAGTATCCGATATCTGGTCTGCTATCTTATCGGGATGCCCCTCCGTAACAGACTCTGATGTAAAAAGATAAACACCTTTTCTTACCACTCTTGTTCTCCTTAAGTTTTTTAAATTTTAAACGAATACACATAATATAATTCAAAAAAAAGCATTAAAAACCTGCCACGAAACTAATACACCTAAATAATCACACACTCCAGAACAACAGTTTTTTGGTAACAAACATAAAAGCATATTTAAAATTTAACAGATCTATGTTACAGATAAAAGGCGTTTTAAGATTCCTGATATTGCTTCTTTCTGACTTATTAGCGATATACATAGCGAACTACATAGGTCTTGGTATTAGACTACTACTTATCGCACATACCCCTTACACTGTCCCAGACAATCTACCACCGATACTAGGTCCTTTCTACCCTTCTTGGATATGGATAGTCTTTATTGGAATGTCAATACTGCAAAGACTACACACAAGCACACTTTCCTTCTGGGAGGAAGCAAGAAAAATCGTAAATACAGCACTCATCAGTTTCATAATAGTAACTTCTATTTCTTTCATCGCAAGATGGTATGACATGGATACTAGGTTTCTAGTCGTGATAACATCACTATTCTATATACCCACAGTCATAATTATAAGGGGATTGGCAAAATACGGAATGTATTTCACAAAGTATCTAACACATAGAACATCATTAATAACAGACTCTGTAGAGTCAAAGAAAATACTATATGAAATAGCGAGAAAGAACAAATCTTTACTTATTAACATAAGGCAGATAGTTGTTATAAAGAACTATTCACAAGAAACCCTGAATAGAATAAAAACTAAAATATCAAGGTCTAACATAGATTTATCAATAATATACTTGGAAAAGGCACCTGAAGAGTTTTTTACAAAACTAGTATCAAGCATACACTCGTCGGTAAGGAGGATGATGGTCGTTCCAAACATTTTCAGTATGCCATTACTCAACAGTGAGATGATGTTCATAATCAACCAAAATGTTCCATTCATATCACTTAGAAATAACCTTCTGATACCTATAAACAGGTTCTTCAAAAGAGCCTTTGACATTATTTTTAGTATATTCGCTCTCGTGGTAAGCCTTCCGATAATAGGAATCCTTTCACTTCTGATAATTCTTGAATCACCCGGATGGCCAATATACAAATCAAGAAGAGTAAAGATGAACGGGGAAGAATTCTACTGCTACAAACTAAGGAGTATGTATCAAGACGCTGAAAAAAGACTCACCGAAATACTAGAAAAAGACCCATCAAAAAGAGAGGAATGGCTGAAATATAGAAAACTTAAGAATGACCCAAGAATTACAAAGGTTGGCGCAATAATAAGGAAGTTAAGTCTTGACGAACTACCGCAGTTTATAAATGTCTTAATAGGTGATATGAGTGTAGTAGGACCTAGAGCAATAACTAAAGAAGAAATAGACAAATATTACAAAGATGAAGCAAAATTTTACTACTACGCAGTAAGACCAGGGATTACAGGACTTTGGCAAGTTTCCGGAAGAAATGAAATGGACTACAACTTTAGAGTTAGAACTGATATTTGGTATGTTGAGAATTGGTCATTCTGGCTTGATATAGTTATAATCCTTAAAACCATACCAGCAGTTTTCAAAAGCCAAGGTGCTTATTAATCTCTTGAGATAATTGACAAGCATATAACATTTGCTTATATTTAAAAACTGTGTAGAGGGTATTTATGTCTAACGGATATGTGGATCTTACGTTCAACACTATAGAAGAGGCTATATCGGACTTGAGAAACGGCAAATTAATAATAGTTGTTGATGATGAGAAGCGAGAAAATGAAGGAGATTTCGTAGGAGCAGGACAGTTCGCAACACCAGAGATGATAAACTTTCTGATGAAGGAAGGAAGAGGGCTTATATGTGTGCCTATGGACCCAAAACTCGCTGACAAACTTAACCTTTACCTTATGACTGATGAAAATACTGATACTTTCTCAACGTGGTTTACTATATCTGTTGACGCAAAAGAAGGCACAACAACAGGCATTTCAGCATACGATAGAAGCACAACTATTAGAAAACTTGCCTCCATTGATGCAAGACCTGAAGATTTTAACAAACCTGGGCATGTATTCCCTCTCAAAGCACGAAAAGGCGGAGTGATAACCAGACAAGGACACACAGAAGCAACAGTTGACTTGCTAAAGATTGCAGGTCTATATCCAGTAGGTGTGATATGCGAGATCACTAACGAAGATGGAACAATGGCAAGACGACCACAACTCTTTGAGATTGCTAAAAAGTTTAACCTAAAAATAATTAGCATAAGTCAGATAGTTAAATACCGATGGATGAACGAGAGACTAGTTGAAAGAATTGATGACGCATTTTTACCCACAAAATACGGTAACTTCAAGATAATAGGTTATCAAGAACTTATAAGCGGAAAAGAGCATGTAGCAATAGTTAAGGGAGATGTAAGAAACAAAGAAAATGTAATAGTAAGAATACATTCCGAATGTTTCACTGGTGATATTCTTGGTTCTCTAAGATGTGACTGTGGTAATCAACTTGCCTTCGCTCTTCAGACGATGGAAGAGGAAGGAGAAGGAGTTCTAATCTACTTAAGACAAGAAGGTAGAGGGATAGGATTACTTAACAAGATAAAAACATACAAACTACAAGACCAAGGATACGACACCGTAGAAGCAAATAGGAAACTTGGTTTTCCTGATGATGCTAGAGAGTATGGTGTAGCATACCAAATACTGAAAGATTTAGGAGTAAAAAGCATAAGACTTATGACCAACAACCCTAGCAAAATCAGAAAGATTGAAGAGTATGGCATAATCGTTAATGAGAGAATACCGATCGTAGTCGGCATAAACAAATACAATGAAAAGTATATAAGAGTAAAAGTTGAAAAGATGGGACACCTTATTGACCTATTTTAAAGTAATCTCTTTCATTATCTCATCAAGTAGTGTAGAAATCTCATCTATCAATTTTAGATCCCTTCTATACTCTTCATCAGTATATACAACTATCCTTTTATCAGCAAATCTCTTTCTTATCTCTATATACTTGTTTATCATGCTAACTCTCTCTTCAATGTTATCCAATGTTTTTGAAAGTTTTACCATTATGTTTCTAATTCTTTTCATATCCGCTACATCTCTCTCAATCTGCTTATCCTTCTTAACCTCTTCCTGAACACGCACATTCGTAAGTTGTGTAAATAAGGTATTCATACCCTCAAAAAGTTTATCAATCTTCTTCTCCATATCGTATATTTTTTTCCTTATCTCTTCATCACCTTGATAGACAACTGGCTGATACACATTCTGCGTCTGAGTTATAGGAACTATGTTTGTAATAACATTAGTCACAACATTTGTTGCAAGAACTTCTCTCTGAAGCACAACCTCTTGAGTCCTTGTAGTCTGCATCTCATTCGTAAGAAATACATAGTTTGTCACTACTACTACAACTTTCTCGGTAGTTACAGTTTTTGGCTCATCTTTCACCGCTTGAACAACATCTTGAGGTTTTGGCTCTTCTACCTTTTTCTCAACACTCTGACGAGAGGGCATATACATAGATGTTGATAAAACTACTCTCATCCTCTCCATTTCACCCGGTTTAAGCGAAAAACCCTCAAAGAATATAGCAACAGCAGCATCCTCACCACTCGTTTCAGAAAACCTATACCGCAGGAAAGACGAAGGCTCAACCGACCAGTTTGCTATGTTTATCTTTCTCCAGTTTGAAAATACTATTCTACTCGGCTCTCTATTCCAGTTGATATACAGGTTATTTACACCATTTATGTCAGATGAAGATACAACATAAGAAATCATATTATTTCTATCCACCAATAGTTCATAATCTATGGCGTTTCTACCATCAATGTAAAACTTAGGTTTGACTTCATTTTCACCAAAAACTGTATCAAGTAGATACCTAACACCGACACTCCTCTGATTGTTACCTGCATTACTTAAACTAACCTCAATACTCAAAGCATCCTCTACACCACTGCTTTCATTCTTCTCAAAATAGAACCTTACTGAAACAACAATATCCTGAACTTCACATACAAACCTAAAAACACCATCAGAGTCTGTGAAAGGAGGTATAATTATCCTACCTTCATTGAGATTATAAGAAAGACCATCAACATTAACCAGAATATAGGATGTTGGAGGTACATTGAAAAAAAGTAAATCTTTTGAGTATTCTTTAGATGGTATAAACTCTCTCTGAAGCGAAAACCTATAGTTAACATCATCAAAAGCTAGGTTCAGATACTTATTTTTGAAATCCACTATAGCCGAATACAAATCTGCGGTAATCAATACGCTTAAAAGGATACAAACAACTCTCAAGATCATTTCTCCTCCTTCGCTTTTCTGTCTAATATCTCTTGTAGCATAAGTATCTTCTCGTTGAGTTTCAGAAGCCTGTTTTTAACATCGGTAAGTCTGCTGAGTTCTTCTAGTTCTTCCTCCTTTTTGGTTATTTCATCAACCTTTTCTTTTATTTCTGGCAAAGACTGCGTATCTTTGATAACCAAATTGGTTAAATAATTGGTTATGGTTATAACCTGCTCATTAGTGTTTGTTATGAAAACAATATTCGTTATATAGTTTGTTATCTGAACTCCTTTAGGTATATTCTTTTGAGTTTGTCTTGTTGGAAAAGTTCTTTGAGATTGGGGTTTGAATTCTTTTCTATCATATTCTTGTTGTCTAGTTTGTAAATCTCTAGTTGCTAGATTATTATATCTACCGATTTCTTCCATAGCTCTTTCATACCTATTTAGGTCTCCAGTTTCATAATAAACAACTGCTAGAAGTTTCATAGCATTCTTCCAAACTTCACTACCCTTCCTACTCGCTCTGATACTCGTATTGAGGTATTTTTTAGATGTCTCCAAGTCTCCTATGTCGTAGTATAGATACCCAAGATACATACAAGCCTTCGGAAAAAGAGGAGACTCTGGATACTCGTTGTATATTATTTCAAGGTTTTTGATAGCAGTATCGTAATCACCCCTATTGTAAGCATTCATCCCAACATTGAAGATAGAATTAACTACAGAACCTTCAGAAGTGTAGCAAAAACTATTGAATAAAACTATTATGAAAACAAGATAAACCAACTTCATTGCCCCAATACTCAATTATAATTATCGTTTCATAATGATTACAAGTGAATATTCTTTTCAACAAAAACTTTGTATAGCACTTAAGAAATGGCAAACACGATGAAACTTACAAAGGATGACTACATATAATAACTCCATACAAACAACAGGCAAAGAGATAGATCTCACAGATAAAAATCTTAAAATTTTACAACATCTTTGAAATCAATACAATCCAATCTTCATACTAATCCTATGAATAAGATCTTTCTAGTAATCCTATCAATCCTACTATTAATCCTACCAATCCTACTATTAACCACAAACTCGCTCGCACAGTGGTATAGAGAGACAACCTTCTACCAGATATTTCCGAGAAGTTTCTACGATACGGATGGAGATGGTATTGGGGACATAAGAGGTATTATTCAAAAACTAGACTACATAAAGTCGCTTGGCGTCGGAGGCATCTGGCTCAATCCCACATTTCCATCACCATCCTATCACGGATACGATGTAACAGATTACTACAACGTCAATCCTCAACTCGGCACACTGGAAGATATGAAGGAACTAATAAAGCAAGCAGA from Spirochaetota bacterium encodes the following:
- a CDS encoding bifunctional 3,4-dihydroxy-2-butanone-4-phosphate synthase/GTP cyclohydrolase II produces the protein MSNGYVDLTFNTIEEAISDLRNGKLIIVVDDEKRENEGDFVGAGQFATPEMINFLMKEGRGLICVPMDPKLADKLNLYLMTDENTDTFSTWFTISVDAKEGTTTGISAYDRSTTIRKLASIDARPEDFNKPGHVFPLKARKGGVITRQGHTEATVDLLKIAGLYPVGVICEITNEDGTMARRPQLFEIAKKFNLKIISISQIVKYRWMNERLVERIDDAFLPTKYGNFKIIGYQELISGKEHVAIVKGDVRNKENVIVRIHSECFTGDILGSLRCDCGNQLAFALQTMEEEGEGVLIYLRQEGRGIGLLNKIKTYKLQDQGYDTVEANRKLGFPDDAREYGVAYQILKDLGVKSIRLMTNNPSKIRKIEEYGIIVNERIPIVVGINKYNEKYIRVKVEKMGHLIDLF
- a CDS encoding exopolysaccharide biosynthesis polyprenyl glycosylphosphotransferase, whose amino-acid sequence is MLQIKGVLRFLILLLSDLLAIYIANYIGLGIRLLLIAHTPYTVPDNLPPILGPFYPSWIWIVFIGMSILQRLHTSTLSFWEEARKIVNTALISFIIVTSISFIARWYDMDTRFLVVITSLFYIPTVIIIRGLAKYGMYFTKYLTHRTSLITDSVESKKILYEIARKNKSLLINIRQIVVIKNYSQETLNRIKTKISRSNIDLSIIYLEKAPEEFFTKLVSSIHSSVRRMMVVPNIFSMPLLNSEMMFIINQNVPFISLRNNLLIPINRFFKRAFDIIFSIFALVVSLPIIGILSLLIILESPGWPIYKSRRVKMNGEEFYCYKLRSMYQDAEKRLTEILEKDPSKREEWLKYRKLKNDPRITKVGAIIRKLSLDELPQFINVLIGDMSVVGPRAITKEEIDKYYKDEAKFYYYAVRPGITGLWQVSGRNEMDYNFRVRTDIWYVENWSFWLDIVIILKTIPAVFKSQGAY
- the bamD gene encoding outer membrane protein assembly factor BamD; the encoded protein is MKLVYLVFIIVLFNSFCYTSEGSVVNSIFNVGMNAYNRGDYDTAIKNLEIIYNEYPESPLFPKACMYLGYLYYDIGDLETSKKYLNTSIRASRKGSEVWKNAMKLLAVVYYETGDLNRYERAMEEIGRYNNLATRDLQTRQQEYDRKEFKPQSQRTFPTRQTQKNIPKGVQITNYITNIVFITNTNEQVITITNYLTNLVIKDTQSLPEIKEKVDEITKKEEELEELSRLTDVKNRLLKLNEKILMLQEILDRKAKEEK